A part of Candidatus Poribacteria bacterium genomic DNA contains:
- a CDS encoding superoxide dismutase, translating into MPLELPALPYGYDALEPYIDAETMRIHHDLHHAGYVKGLRAALDGLAETRAAGNYTAVQSLSRALAFHGGGHYNHSVFWQNMAPPAGRQPAPSAALREAIARDFSSIEVFQAHFGAAAKAVEGSGWAVLGWHGGLSRLVVLSLMNQQDLGILGTEPLLMLDVWEHAYYLKYQNRRAAYVDAWWNVVNWADVDRRFEAARSPQE; encoded by the coding sequence GTGCCGCTGGAGCTGCCGGCTCTGCCCTATGGCTACGACGCGTTGGAGCCGTACATCGACGCCGAGACGATGCGGATCCACCACGACCTGCACCATGCCGGGTACGTGAAAGGGCTGCGCGCGGCTCTCGACGGTCTCGCAGAGACGCGCGCGGCGGGAAACTACACGGCTGTGCAGTCGTTGTCGCGGGCGCTCGCGTTCCACGGCGGAGGTCACTACAACCACTCCGTCTTCTGGCAGAACATGGCTCCTCCTGCTGGGCGTCAGCCAGCGCCTTCCGCCGCACTCCGTGAAGCGATCGCGCGCGACTTCTCGTCGATCGAGGTGTTTCAAGCCCATTTCGGGGCGGCGGCAAAGGCGGTCGAGGGCAGCGGGTGGGCGGTGCTTGGATGGCATGGCGGTCTGTCGCGCCTTGTGGTCCTGTCGCTGATGAACCAGCAGGACCTGGGCATTCTGGGAACCGAGCCGCTTCTAATGCTCGACGTCTGGGAACACGCCTACTATCTGAAGTATCAGAACCGCCGCGCGGCGTACGTGGACGCCTGGTGGAACGTGGTCAACTGGGCGGATGTGGATCGTCGGTTCGAGGCTGCCCGGTCGCCGCAGGAGTAG
- a CDS encoding YifB family Mg chelatase-like AAA ATPase, producing the protein MFAVVMSSAVIGVDAYPVRVETDIAGGLPALNIVGLPDSAVREARDRVSAAIRNSGFVLPARRITVNLGPADVRKEGSSFDLAMAVAILVASEQTVFAIDPSTAFLGELSLDGSMRAVQGAVAIAADARSYGCKALVVPNANAKEAAVAEGIDVYGVATLSDAVRLVGSRNLSPPLRVDLRELSARRVGATPDLADVKGQDHAKRALEIAAAGGHNMLMFGPPGSGKTMLAQRLASVLPDMVLDESLETTKIHSVAGVLEADSPLITTRPFRAPHHTVSTAGLVGGGKTPGPGEVSLAHNGVLFLDELPEFRRDTLEALRQPLENGLATIARAWGSLTFPARTMFVAAMNPCPCGYLGDPVKPCRCSSEQVRKYRARISGPLLDRIDLHVEVPAVPLSDLRSEAKGEPSETVRARVQRSREVQSRRFDGTGVYSNATMAPHMVREFCRLGADAEALLAAALSRLHLSARAHDRVLKVARSIADLSESERIEAQHIAEAIQYRDLDRLAGVY; encoded by the coding sequence ATGTTCGCGGTTGTGATGAGCAGCGCCGTCATCGGGGTCGATGCGTACCCGGTGCGCGTCGAGACGGATATCGCGGGCGGGCTGCCGGCTCTGAACATCGTGGGCTTGCCGGACAGCGCGGTCCGAGAGGCGCGAGACCGCGTTTCGGCTGCGATCCGCAACTCGGGCTTCGTGCTCCCGGCTCGGCGCATCACGGTCAACCTCGGTCCTGCCGACGTGCGCAAGGAGGGGTCCTCGTTCGACCTGGCGATGGCTGTCGCCATCCTGGTCGCGTCGGAGCAGACCGTATTCGCCATCGACCCATCGACGGCGTTCCTTGGTGAGCTCTCCCTCGACGGATCGATGCGCGCCGTGCAAGGGGCGGTCGCCATCGCTGCGGACGCGCGCAGCTACGGCTGCAAGGCGCTCGTGGTTCCGAACGCGAACGCGAAAGAAGCAGCCGTCGCCGAGGGCATCGACGTATACGGCGTCGCCACGCTGTCGGATGCGGTCCGTCTGGTCGGGAGCCGCAATCTGTCGCCGCCGCTGCGGGTCGATCTGCGAGAGCTCTCGGCGCGTCGGGTCGGAGCCACTCCCGACCTTGCCGACGTCAAGGGTCAGGATCACGCGAAGCGGGCTCTTGAGATCGCCGCTGCGGGCGGGCACAACATGCTGATGTTCGGTCCGCCGGGATCGGGCAAGACGATGCTCGCGCAGCGTCTGGCGTCCGTTCTGCCGGACATGGTTCTCGACGAGTCGCTGGAGACGACGAAGATTCACTCCGTGGCGGGCGTGCTGGAAGCCGATTCGCCACTGATCACGACGCGCCCGTTCCGCGCCCCGCACCACACCGTTTCGACAGCCGGGCTGGTCGGGGGCGGCAAAACGCCTGGTCCGGGCGAAGTGAGCCTCGCGCACAACGGCGTGCTGTTCTTGGACGAGCTGCCCGAGTTCCGCCGCGACACCCTCGAAGCCCTTCGCCAGCCGTTGGAGAACGGCTTGGCGACCATCGCACGCGCTTGGGGCTCGCTGACGTTCCCTGCGCGCACCATGTTCGTCGCCGCGATGAACCCGTGTCCTTGCGGCTATCTGGGCGACCCGGTGAAGCCGTGCCGCTGCTCGAGCGAGCAGGTCCGCAAGTACCGAGCTCGCATCTCGGGCCCGCTGCTCGACCGGATCGACCTGCATGTCGAAGTGCCCGCCGTTCCTCTGTCCGATCTGCGTTCCGAGGCGAAGGGCGAGCCGTCCGAGACGGTTCGGGCTCGCGTTCAGCGCTCCCGCGAAGTTCAGTCGAGGCGGTTCGACGGAACCGGCGTCTACTCGAACGCCACGATGGCTCCGCACATGGTGCGGGAGTTCTGCCGGCTCGGCGCAGACGCCGAAGCGCTGCTAGCGGCAGCGTTGAGCCGCCTGCATCTGAGCGCGCGTGCCCATGACCGAGTGCTGAAAGTCGCTCGCTCCATCGCGGACCTGTCGGAGTCGGAGCGCATCGAGGCTCAGCACATCGCCGAAGCGATTCAGTACCGCGACCTCGACCGACTTGCGGGCGTATACTAG